The Candidatus Saccharimonadales bacterium DNA window ACACACGCTTCATCCACGACCCGAAGTTGGCCAATCACGTCCGAAACCTGACTGAACTGGTGCAATCAGAGGAACGTCGCCAGGAATTGATTCGCCAAGTGATGACTGACTGGCAGGGGCTAGTTGCAATGGCGGCTGCAGTCGTAACCTGGAGTGATGATGCTTGGACCATGCATTGCTGCACCAGTAGTGGATGGCTGGCAGTTGCGGATTCGACCAGTTCACTGCAAGTTGGACTTATTGCCCCGCAGCTCGGCACATCCGGCGACGTCTATGACGGCCTGGGGCTGATCGACCTGAAAGACGAGAACTTGCTCTACTCGACAGAACCCAAGATGATCCGAGAAATCCAACTTCTACCGCAGATCGTTGTTTCGGATGAACAGCGAGCTCGCTTGCAGATTGTCGGCTGGCCAAGTTTCGCACATAGCAGCCCTTAGGGGCTGCTTTACTTATTAGTATTTCTTGAGCTCGCGTTTGAGCTGGGCGTCGCTAGCCAAATCGGTTTGGTAGGCAAGGTAACGCACGAAGGCAGCGGTGTTGAAGTGCTTCAGGGTAGCTAGCACGATCCCAGCAATTTCGACTGATTTGAGTTCGCGCTTTTTGGTGTCCAGGATCTTCGCTTCGATTGTGTCTGTAACGCCGTCTACGGTGGTTTCTTTGGCCGGAATGGATAGGAAGGCACCATAGACTCCAGAAAACAGCTTAGCGCGGCTGTAGCGCTGTTTGCGGCCGTTTTTCTTGATGACCTTAAGGAAGCCAAGGTCAGGCGCCTCATAAGTAGTAAAGCTTTCGTGGCAGCTCAGGCATTTGCGCCGCCGCCAAACCTGGGTACCAAAGCGAGTTGGCCTGGTATTAAAAATATCGGTGGTATTTTTACGACAATATGGGCATTTCATAACTACATATTGTCATATGACTAATAAAAATGTAAGTGGATAAAAACGCCAAATGGGGACAAAGGGTCATCTAATTTGGCCACATACGGCAATATCAATTGGTTTCGAACTAAATTACGCTGAGGTCGTCCAATGTGATTGGAGGCAAATTGAACTGGCATTCGATCGAGAGACCAGGGTACTTAGGTAAACACCGTGATGAGCGCCACCAAGAATGGACGCGGCTTTATAGGGCAGCCAATTGGCGATTGGCCTGGCAAATTGGTGGGCATTACTTCGAGATTGAAGCGGCTATTGCGCTCTACGAAGACGCCTACTTCAATTTCATGGGCTCGTCGCCGGTCACCGAGGAGTTGATTCGTGTCGCATGCGATGTTTACGATGATTCTCCAAGTAACATCAAATGCGGTTTGAGCTACTTTCCCCAAGAAACCAATCGGACGCATTTACAAGACGTTGCCATTCGCCGAGCGCTAGTTCGTTTGGGCCGGTGGTTTGAGGGGGAAGCGCTGATCCAGATCCGAGATGATCGGGGAGAACATCCATTGAGTCTGACACTGTCGCCCGGCCGCGTGCCGTTCCATCGCCCTGATCTGATGATTCAACCGGAACTGGCGGGTTGGTGGCAACCGGGTAGCGTGGAGAGCTTTTACCAATCGAATCGCTGGCTGCAAGTTAAAACTAGCAATTAGGATTCTTGGGGCGATATAATCATCTCAGCTCTTTTTCCCAAGCCAGAGGTGATGATATGCCGACTGACCCGGTTACCGAGCTCGCCCGATCGATTACTCGAACAGGAACGAGCCGTGCACCCCTCTACGACGCCGCCCGGCAGATTTGCGCTCAGGAAGAGACAGCCCGTCGGGAGTATCTGGCAGCTCGCGATCCTAACTCAACTGAACCGCTGGACTCAACCCTTTTCCCTCCAGATGTCTTTGAAGCCGATGGTAGTCGAAGACGTTGGGACGATGATAGACCCAGAAACACACCGGCCGAGGAGCGCATGTTCTTCGAGTGGGGTGACCGTGGTTTTTGACCGCCCATGGCCTTGGTTTATCCAAGGCCATCAAACTATCTACTGAAAATAACGGATGCTACCAAAGGGAATTTTGTCTTTCATTTGGTTTTTCGAAGCCAAAACCTTGGCCGCAGTAATGGTTTCTTCGCCATAACGATCATTTAGAGCATTCATAGCGTCCTCGGCCCGGTTCAGTTTGGCATCAACTGAATCCCATAAAAACAATTGGCTCTGTTGGGTTGGCGTCAGCTCGTAAGCCGTCATATAGAGCGAGCTTACGACCCGGTCTTGGTGACTGCGACTATAGAGATCCAGCGCTCGGGAATAGATTTGATCGGCGCGGTGAACAGGGGTGTTATACATCTTGCGCTCAAACCAACCCCGGCGACTGCGCTCGGCGCCCTTGGTCTGGGTGTAGCCGAGGTAGAGCATTAGGCCTCGGGCCGAGAGATCATTAACCTTCAAGCGGCGAGCCACCTTGGCAGCGCTTTTATACAGCAGGGCAGCCACCTCCACCGGATTGCTGGTGCGGTACTCCAAGACGTAGCTGCGGCCGACGGTTTTAATACCGTACTGGACCTCGGTTTCGTAGCCGCGCAACTTCAGGTACCAGTGGTGGCCATTGATGCTTTTAAAGACTCGCTTGGTTAGTATGGGCTCTGGTGTGTGATAGAACTCAAAAGGTGTGTAGATACCGGCGTAGTTGAGTCTGAGCTTCATGCGCGTCGCAATGTAGGGGAGATCGGTCAGCTGCAGCATGCCCATGACCGCTAGGATATTATCTTTATCGATCGTGGTCAGGCCATCGGGTTTATGGAATGAGGCCGCCACCTTGGCCAACCAGCGGTTCTGGGCAATACCAATATTAATCGTCATGTAGTCGCCAATTTCGGTCCGGAAACGCTCTTTGATCTCGAGAGCAATATCTTCCAACGGCCGACCTTTTAGAATCGGCTGCATGCCCCGAAAATCAATGATGCCTTCATCGACCGATTTCATGTAGGCCA harbors:
- a CDS encoding ATP cone domain-containing protein, with translation MKCPYCRKNTTDIFNTRPTRFGTQVWRRRKCLSCHESFTTYEAPDLGFLKVIKKNGRKQRYSRAKLFSGVYGAFLSIPAKETTVDGVTDTIEAKILDTKKRELKSVEIAGIVLATLKHFNTAAFVRYLAYQTDLASDAQLKRELKKY